Proteins encoded by one window of Bauldia sp.:
- a CDS encoding ice-binding family protein, with the protein MRRLRAAFAAAAAVPVIIIAAMTSAGAVDLNTYAIIAASTTTNVGASTINGNIAVAPGLATTGYESATVHGVTYLGDTAQGQQAQADLLTQYTSLNIRPADRTLDAELGGTTLVSGVYNLTSSASITGILTLDGGNDPNSLFIFKIGSSLTTATSSQVVLANGANGDNVYFLVGSSATLGSSSVFNGKLIAYASITIGTTATIECGAAWARTGQVSLAGAATITAVDYTDDDNATCGIVTAAAGDSIDDDAPPAAGEVAGALDGTGAPLPPAFQDLIDNLTPEQLAAALEQLAGQAGTGAAAAGSQSMDSFLSNLFDSTFADDSGGPGSAGPGNTGPSPATVKALGYVSEDQVATGPAAALAPYAPVRQPAGWGVWASAYGGHSNTNSDATAGTHGLTTDNYGFAAGFGRDVSARSKVGFAFGGGSTRFGLADGFGGGSSSFAQAAMYGRTDVGAAYVATALAYAYHSVATSRHVILGAPVPANDTYTASYAAHDVAAQIEAGYHVGMVTPYAAVRVGAFFTPAYAESGVGAFGLAYAARTAMSVRSELGARIARTFLLRDRATSFTLNARAAWAHDYIANSAVSTGFQEIPDATFDVNGAQPARDWLLLSAGAEVGFRNGFAVGGTFDSAFAENSQNWTGKGRISYRW; encoded by the coding sequence CGGTTGCTCCCGGCCTCGCCACCACCGGCTACGAGTCAGCCACCGTGCACGGGGTCACGTATCTCGGCGACACGGCGCAGGGCCAGCAGGCGCAAGCGGATCTGCTTACCCAATACACTTCTCTCAACATCCGCCCGGCGGACCGGACCCTCGACGCCGAGCTCGGCGGCACGACGCTGGTCAGCGGCGTCTACAACCTCACTTCTTCGGCCTCCATCACCGGCATTCTCACCCTCGACGGCGGCAACGATCCCAATTCGCTGTTCATCTTCAAGATCGGCAGCAGTCTGACCACCGCGACCTCCTCGCAGGTCGTTCTGGCAAACGGTGCCAACGGCGACAACGTGTATTTCCTCGTCGGCAGCTCGGCGACGCTGGGCTCAAGCTCGGTCTTTAACGGCAAGCTCATCGCGTATGCGTCGATCACGATCGGCACTACGGCGACAATCGAGTGCGGCGCGGCGTGGGCACGGACCGGCCAGGTCAGCCTCGCCGGCGCGGCCACCATCACCGCCGTCGACTACACCGACGACGACAACGCGACGTGCGGTATCGTCACCGCCGCCGCGGGCGACAGCATCGACGACGACGCGCCCCCCGCCGCCGGCGAAGTCGCCGGCGCGCTGGACGGCACGGGCGCCCCGCTGCCGCCGGCGTTCCAGGATCTCATCGACAACCTGACGCCGGAACAGCTCGCCGCCGCGCTGGAGCAGCTCGCCGGCCAGGCGGGCACCGGCGCTGCCGCGGCCGGCAGCCAGTCGATGGACTCGTTCCTCTCCAATCTTTTCGATTCGACTTTCGCGGACGACAGCGGCGGACCCGGAAGCGCTGGACCCGGCAACACCGGGCCCAGCCCCGCCACCGTGAAGGCGCTGGGCTACGTCTCCGAGGACCAGGTCGCCACCGGCCCCGCCGCGGCGCTCGCGCCCTATGCGCCGGTGCGCCAGCCGGCGGGCTGGGGCGTGTGGGCTTCGGCTTACGGCGGCCACAGCAACACCAACAGCGACGCGACAGCCGGAACGCACGGCCTCACCACCGACAACTACGGCTTTGCCGCCGGCTTCGGCCGCGATGTTTCGGCAAGGAGCAAGGTCGGCTTCGCCTTCGGCGGCGGCAGCACGCGCTTCGGTCTCGCCGACGGCTTCGGCGGCGGCAGCAGCAGCTTCGCCCAGGCCGCCATGTATGGGCGCACCGACGTCGGCGCGGCCTACGTCGCGACCGCGCTCGCCTACGCCTATCACTCCGTCGCCACCTCGCGGCACGTCATCCTCGGCGCGCCGGTGCCCGCCAACGACACCTACACCGCGTCCTATGCCGCCCATGATGTCGCCGCCCAGATCGAGGCCGGCTACCACGTCGGCATGGTCACGCCGTACGCCGCCGTGCGCGTCGGCGCATTCTTCACGCCGGCCTACGCGGAGAGCGGCGTCGGCGCCTTCGGTCTCGCCTACGCGGCCCGCACCGCGATGTCGGTGCGCAGCGAACTCGGTGCGCGCATCGCACGCACCTTCCTGCTCCGCGACCGCGCCACGTCGTTCACCCTCAACGCGCGCGCCGCGTGGGCGCACGACTACATCGCCAACTCCGCCGTCTCGACCGGCTTCCAGGAGATCCCGGACGCGACCTTCGACGTGAACGGCGCCCAGCCGGCGCGCGACTGGCTGCTGCTGTCGGCCGGCGCCGAGGTCGGCTTCCGCAACGGCTTCGCCGTCGGCGGCACCTTCGACAGCGCGTTCGCGGAGAACTCGCAAAACTGGACCGGCAAAGGGCGCATCAGCTACCGCTGGTAA